In Tumebacillus amylolyticus, the genomic stretch GCGCTGGACCTCCTCATCGTCGCCTTCGTGCTCTACCGCATGATTTTGATGATTCGCGGCACCCGAGCTGTGCAATTGCTCAAGGGCGTCGTGATGATCCTGTTGGCGACAGGTCTTGCACACACACTCCATCTGGGAGCGCTCAGTTGGCTATTAGACAAAATCCTCACGATCGGGCTGTTTGCGATCCCGGTCGTGTTTCAACCCGAATTGCGCCGAGGTTTGGAACAACTCGGGCGCGGCAAGTTCTTCTCTTCGCGCAGCACCACGCTGTTCCAAGAGGAGGAGGACATTCCGAAGACGATCAATGAATTGACCAAGGCGACCGGCGTTTTGGCGAAAAACAAAATCGGTGCCTTGATCATCCTCGAACGGGAGACGGGGCTCTCCGACCACATCGAGACCGGGATTCCGATCGGTGCGGTCGTTTCTTCGGAGTTGCTGATCAACACGTTCATTCCGAATACGCCGCTTCATGATGGAGCTGTGATCATTCGCGGACAGAACATCCTCGCGGCGTCGTGTTTTCTGCCGTTGTCCGACAATGCCTTGATCTCGAAGGAATTGGGCACGAGACATCGGGCGGGCATCGGGATCTCCGAGCAGTCGGACGCTGTGGCGGTCATCGTCTCCGAAGAGACGGGGGCGATTTCGCTGGCGGCCGACGGGAAACTGACACGCAACCTCGATGAGCAGTCGTTCCGCGAGTTTTTGACGAACTTGCTGGTTCCGGTCAAGACGGACCGCTTCACACTGTTCAAGGGAAAGGCGGGATCTTGAGATGATGGACCGCCTCTTGCGCAACAACACCGTCGTGAAGATCATCGCGTCGATTCTCGCCGTCTTGCTCTGGCTGATCGTTCATTCCGGCGATGAGACTTCCACGATCGGCTCCACGGGCATTGTGCAGATTACGCAGCCTCTGCGAGACAAGCCGGTCAAAGTCCTCTACGACGAGCACAACTTCACGCTCGACGGCGAGCCCAAAGTCACACTCAACTTGCACGGACCGGGCTTTGATGTCATGAACACGATTGCCCAGAACGACTCGATCAACGTCATCGCCGATGCAACGAAACTTGGCGAAGGCACACACGAAGTTCCGGTGTTCGTCCAAGGGCTGCCGTCGGGAGTCGTCTCGGACAACCCGACCGTCACGGTGAAACTGGAAGCGAACGTCGTGCAGGAGTTCCCTGTGACGCTGAACACCGAAGGCAAGCCCAAGGAGGGGCTCAACGTCGGCGAAGCGGTCATCTCGCCGAAAAGCGTCGTGGTCTCCGGGCCGAAGTCGGTGCTGAGCACCGTGACGTCCGTCGTGGCGACGATCTCGCTCGACAACGCCGAAGA encodes the following:
- the cdaA gene encoding diadenylate cyclase CdaA; translated protein: MADLQTTFENLVSSFRLLDALDLLIVAFVLYRMILMIRGTRAVQLLKGVVMILLATGLAHTLHLGALSWLLDKILTIGLFAIPVVFQPELRRGLEQLGRGKFFSSRSTTLFQEEEDIPKTINELTKATGVLAKNKIGALIILERETGLSDHIETGIPIGAVVSSELLINTFIPNTPLHDGAVIIRGQNILAASCFLPLSDNALISKELGTRHRAGIGISEQSDAVAVIVSEETGAISLAADGKLTRNLDEQSFREFLTNLLVPVKTDRFTLFKGKAGS